A section of the Alkalihalobacillus sp. LMS39 genome encodes:
- a CDS encoding DUF6609 family protein → MSSVVEYNTQRTCGVWLFYIGSIIIVAALLGRELLIQPFILGFGFFIGYIGIFSFPYVNRKLAYGKSSKFQDRMDNLSVIVNVILCTLCGWLIGFSDLRLLWLCIFLAVGFHFFGFYFSQGKVMLWLAALTMINAAAGLLFASIPFLIFALIDGLIKIVFGVKMLQMKQQVKKNKADTVSIS, encoded by the coding sequence GTGTCTTCAGTGGTCGAATATAATACTCAAAGAACTTGCGGGGTATGGCTTTTCTATATCGGAAGTATTATTATTGTTGCTGCACTTCTTGGACGAGAGCTGTTAATACAGCCATTTATTCTTGGGTTTGGTTTTTTTATTGGTTATATTGGAATATTTAGTTTTCCTTATGTTAATCGCAAACTTGCTTATGGGAAAAGTTCAAAGTTTCAAGACCGAATGGATAACCTTTCTGTTATCGTAAATGTAATTTTATGTACATTATGTGGATGGCTCATTGGTTTTAGTGATTTGCGTTTACTATGGTTATGTATTTTCCTTGCCGTAGGTTTTCACTTTTTTGGCTTTTATTTTTCACAAGGTAAAGTGATGCTATGGTTAGCTGCTTTGACTATGATAAACGCAGCGGCAGGATTACTATTTGCTAGTATCCCTTTTCTTATTTTTGCTTTAATAGATGGTCTAATAAAAATAGTGTTCGGTGTGAAGATGTTACAAATGAAACAACAAGTGAAAAAGAACAAAGCTGATACAGTGTCTATATCGTAG
- the metE gene encoding 5-methyltetrahydropteroyltriglutamate--homocysteine S-methyltransferase: MNLLSTTIGYPYIGEKREWKRCVESYWKGNMDEETFLLTMKELRLNQIKRQQKLGLDLITVGDFTFYDRMLDLAVMFGLVPERYKWDGKQIDLSLYYAMARGANDVVACEMTKWFNTNYHYIVPEYEDKPLTLQRNYILDSFVEAKEELGILTKPTIIGPYTFVQLAKGYTKQSKPSFYLKLLPLYAQILQQLVDAGATWIQIEEPALVFTLQEEDVKLVQELYKQLVHEVPAANIMLQTYFEALSAYEQLVSLPVAGIGLDFTCGGKENMASLRKYGFPQDKVLGIGVVNGRDIWRANLAEKEMITKAVLSLSQATNVWVQSSCSLQHVPVTTKSETELDNTLKEALSFADEKILELTQITSYICDENWVGKEKISESMIATEALAQHEARNNKQVQTLVSEVQPHHFTRKMDYKERRALQQKKLQLPDFPTTTIGSFPQSSEVKKTRAAWRRNEITDDAYADFVRQETARWIQIQEEIGLDVFVHGEFERTDMVEYFGEKLSGFAFTINGWVVSYGSRCVKPPIIYGDVEWTTPMTVKEVLEAQQRTTKPVKGMLTGPVTILNWSFVRDDLSREQVAYQLALALREEIQALEDVGISIIQVDEPALREGLPLRKENEENYISWSVQAFKLATSRVKNDTQIHTHMCYCEFNDFIEPIRNLDADVISIETSRSHGEFIESLKENPYELGIGLGVYDIHSPRVPSVEEMDVILQESLAVISKEQFWVNPDCGLKTRQEKETIASLQNMVAAAKRLRTEKHQQV; encoded by the coding sequence ATGAATTTATTAAGCACCACGATTGGGTATCCATATATTGGAGAAAAGCGAGAGTGGAAACGTTGTGTCGAATCGTATTGGAAAGGAAACATGGACGAGGAAACATTTCTTTTGACAATGAAAGAACTTCGGTTGAATCAAATCAAACGTCAGCAAAAACTAGGACTAGATTTAATTACGGTTGGTGATTTTACGTTTTATGATCGGATGCTTGATTTAGCTGTCATGTTTGGGTTAGTTCCGGAGCGGTATAAGTGGGACGGAAAACAAATCGATCTATCATTATATTATGCTATGGCAAGAGGAGCGAATGATGTTGTCGCTTGTGAAATGACGAAATGGTTTAACACGAACTATCATTATATTGTACCTGAATATGAAGACAAACCTTTAACATTACAACGAAACTATATTCTTGATTCTTTTGTAGAGGCAAAAGAAGAGCTAGGAATTCTGACAAAGCCAACTATAATTGGGCCATATACATTTGTCCAGCTTGCAAAAGGGTACACAAAACAATCAAAACCTTCTTTTTATTTAAAGCTATTGCCTCTTTATGCACAAATATTGCAACAGTTAGTTGATGCAGGAGCTACGTGGATTCAAATTGAAGAGCCTGCTTTAGTCTTCACATTACAAGAGGAAGATGTGAAATTAGTACAAGAACTATATAAGCAACTCGTACATGAAGTACCAGCAGCTAACATTATGTTACAAACTTATTTTGAAGCTTTATCAGCGTATGAACAACTTGTTTCATTACCAGTTGCAGGAATCGGTTTAGACTTTACTTGCGGTGGAAAAGAAAACATGGCCTCATTGCGAAAATACGGATTCCCACAAGATAAAGTATTAGGAATTGGAGTTGTTAATGGTCGCGATATTTGGCGAGCGAATTTAGCTGAAAAAGAAATGATTACAAAGGCCGTGCTCTCGTTAAGTCAAGCCACAAATGTTTGGGTTCAGTCGTCTTGTAGCTTACAACATGTTCCAGTCACAACAAAAAGTGAAACAGAACTAGACAACACATTAAAAGAAGCATTATCGTTTGCGGATGAAAAAATCTTGGAACTTACTCAAATAACAAGCTATATTTGTGATGAAAATTGGGTTGGGAAGGAAAAAATATCTGAAAGCATGATAGCGACCGAAGCATTAGCTCAACATGAAGCAAGAAATAATAAGCAAGTTCAAACCCTTGTTTCAGAAGTGCAGCCACATCATTTTACAAGGAAGATGGATTATAAAGAGCGTCGTGCACTACAGCAGAAGAAATTGCAATTACCTGATTTTCCAACAACAACGATCGGAAGTTTTCCACAATCATCTGAAGTGAAAAAAACGCGAGCCGCTTGGCGTAGAAATGAAATTACCGATGATGCGTATGCAGACTTCGTAAGACAGGAAACAGCAAGATGGATTCAAATCCAAGAAGAAATCGGTCTAGATGTATTCGTTCATGGCGAGTTTGAAAGAACGGATATGGTCGAATATTTCGGTGAAAAATTAAGTGGCTTTGCTTTTACAATAAATGGTTGGGTTGTATCCTACGGGTCTCGTTGCGTGAAACCACCTATTATATATGGAGATGTGGAATGGACAACACCGATGACAGTTAAGGAAGTACTAGAAGCACAACAAAGGACAACAAAGCCTGTCAAAGGTATGCTAACGGGACCGGTTACAATTTTGAACTGGTCATTTGTGAGAGATGATTTATCCCGAGAACAAGTAGCCTATCAGCTTGCACTTGCATTAAGAGAAGAGATTCAAGCACTTGAAGATGTAGGCATATCGATTATTCAAGTAGATGAACCAGCATTACGAGAAGGATTACCATTACGGAAAGAAAACGAGGAGAACTATATTAGCTGGAGTGTTCAAGCTTTTAAATTAGCAACTTCTCGTGTGAAAAATGACACGCAAATCCATACACATATGTGCTATTGCGAATTTAATGATTTTATTGAACCTATTCGTAATCTTGATGCAGATGTGATTTCGATCGAAACATCAAGAAGTCACGGTGAATTCATTGAATCGTTAAAAGAAAATCCATATGAACTAGGTATCGGTTTAGGAGTGTATGATATTCATAGTCCACGTGTCCCAAGTGTGGAAGAAATGGACGTCATTTTACAAGAAAGTTTAGCTGTTATCTCGAAAGAGCAATTTTGGGTTAATCCTGATTGCGGATTAAAAACACGGCAAGAAAAAGAAACAATTGCTTCTTTACAAAACATGGTAGCTGCTGCGAAAAGACTACGAACTGAGAAGCACCAGCAAGTGTAA
- the abc-f gene encoding ribosomal protection-like ABC-F family protein, whose protein sequence is MKELLRLQNISVEINDFVLFEKVTANVQQGDRIGIIGKNGSGKTTLLQLLHNELTPTNGEINFVQTDIMITIVEQETETYTFYDMTPQEEKLLDKWAVPNHDFSSLSGGEKLKARLAKGFAHDTDLLLLDEPTNHLDEQSVETLAKYMKDFKGTIVFVSHDRYFLDLIATKIWSLENQTLFSHKGNYSSYIEARTERRQTQQREYEKQQKRIDQIEGQIKELTSWSTKAHAQSTKQEGFKEYYRAKAKRMDTQVKSKQRRLENELNKAKVERPEDEYIVTFAMNAKQKQGKRFLEVKQLRKSINERLLFQDASFTIGHGEKVAIIGPNGSGKTTLLNLITGADKADDGVIWISPSANIGYLTQEVFDLPLEQTPAQLFYQETFAARGHVQNIMRHLGFSATQWTEPISHMSMGERVKCKLMKFILEEKDVLILDEPTNHLDLASREQLEDTLSQYQGTLLVVSHDRYFIEKTTTAKLVIANESIQKKLQESAPQQDETEQLRLQLETERQEVLGKLSFLTPDHKDYSQLDQRFNELTLQIKQL, encoded by the coding sequence ATGAAGGAATTACTACGATTACAAAATATATCAGTTGAAATAAACGATTTTGTTCTTTTTGAAAAGGTAACAGCTAATGTTCAACAAGGAGACAGAATTGGGATTATCGGGAAAAACGGATCTGGGAAAACAACATTGCTACAGCTTTTACACAATGAGCTAACTCCTACCAATGGAGAAATCAATTTTGTTCAAACCGACATTATGATTACAATAGTCGAGCAAGAAACAGAAACATATACGTTTTACGATATGACTCCACAAGAAGAAAAATTGTTAGATAAATGGGCTGTCCCCAATCATGATTTTTCTAGCCTGAGTGGTGGAGAAAAGCTGAAAGCAAGACTCGCAAAAGGGTTCGCTCACGATACAGACCTTCTATTATTAGATGAACCAACAAATCATCTTGATGAACAAAGTGTTGAGACTCTGGCAAAGTACATGAAAGACTTTAAAGGGACGATAGTGTTTGTCTCCCATGACCGCTACTTTTTAGACCTTATAGCCACTAAAATATGGTCGCTCGAAAATCAAACACTTTTCAGTCATAAAGGAAATTATTCAAGTTATATAGAAGCCCGAACAGAACGAAGACAAACTCAACAGCGAGAATATGAGAAACAACAAAAACGAATCGACCAAATTGAAGGTCAAATCAAAGAATTGACATCATGGTCAACTAAAGCTCATGCACAATCAACGAAACAGGAAGGGTTTAAGGAGTATTATCGTGCTAAAGCAAAGCGGATGGACACGCAAGTAAAATCGAAGCAACGTCGACTTGAAAACGAGTTAAACAAAGCAAAAGTCGAACGACCTGAAGATGAATATATCGTTACGTTTGCAATGAACGCAAAACAAAAGCAAGGGAAACGTTTTTTAGAAGTGAAACAACTTAGGAAATCGATTAACGAGCGACTCTTGTTTCAAGACGCTAGCTTTACGATTGGCCATGGCGAAAAAGTAGCCATTATTGGGCCGAATGGAAGTGGAAAAACAACGTTACTGAACTTAATCACGGGTGCAGACAAAGCAGATGACGGTGTTATTTGGATTTCGCCATCAGCAAACATCGGCTATTTAACACAAGAAGTGTTTGACTTGCCCCTTGAGCAAACACCAGCACAATTATTTTATCAAGAAACGTTTGCTGCACGTGGCCACGTTCAAAACATCATGCGTCATTTAGGATTTTCCGCAACACAATGGACAGAGCCTATTTCTCATATGAGTATGGGAGAGCGTGTGAAATGTAAGCTGATGAAGTTCATATTAGAAGAGAAAGATGTACTGATTTTAGATGAACCAACAAACCATCTCGATTTAGCCTCGCGCGAGCAACTAGAAGACACATTATCCCAATATCAAGGGACATTATTAGTTGTTTCGCATGACCGATATTTTATTGAAAAGACAACGACAGCAAAACTCGTCATTGCAAACGAATCTATTCAGAAAAAATTACAAGAAAGTGCGCCGCAACAAGATGAGACGGAACAACTACGGCTTCAACTTGAAACCGAAAGACAAGAGGTGTTAGGTAAATTAAGCTTTCTCACACCAGACCATAAAGACTATAGTCAGCTCGATCAGCGCTTTAACGAATTAACACTACAAATTAAACAGTTGTAA